Proteins found in one Maridesulfovibrio sp. genomic segment:
- a CDS encoding HD-GYP domain-containing protein: MTEEFKVIRKKDIRPGMYVRKYGTGTFHDPHVEVGRYIESLEDITKYLPDETEQVEILTGSALPDLPPSGTVKAKNAEEAARNIADALPEARRVHKEALRYSRKFIDDVRKGRTVAVEEAVPIVGEVIDSLTTNEPAALTLAFLKKYDEYTYTHCINVNLYALLLGKALGLKRDELEMLGIAALFHDVGKGRVPNTVLNKPGKLTDAEYEIMKSHSLKGLAVLQDVDGLDEAVLRGVVEHHERYDGSGYPSGVMGENIHPFGRIIAISDVYDALTSVRVYKKAVTPAKTLSQMYKWKGTDFDPAYLNCFIRVMGIYPPGTMVQLNDLRFAIVLETNENRPQHPKVKVLFNDKMQPVMTECLDLAFCEKEGSELKVMRQPDPSLLGVDMRQLSRFLA, from the coding sequence GTGACTGAAGAGTTTAAGGTTATAAGGAAGAAAGACATCAGGCCGGGAATGTATGTCCGCAAATACGGAACCGGAACATTTCATGATCCTCACGTAGAGGTCGGAAGGTATATCGAGTCGCTTGAGGACATCACCAAATATCTTCCTGATGAGACGGAACAAGTGGAGATACTGACCGGAAGCGCTTTGCCGGACCTGCCTCCTTCAGGGACGGTAAAAGCCAAAAATGCCGAGGAAGCAGCACGGAATATAGCAGATGCTCTGCCTGAAGCCCGCCGGGTACACAAAGAAGCCCTGCGCTATTCCCGTAAATTTATCGATGATGTACGCAAGGGCCGGACTGTGGCGGTGGAAGAAGCCGTACCAATTGTCGGTGAGGTGATAGATAGCCTGACCACGAACGAACCTGCCGCATTGACTCTGGCTTTCCTAAAAAAATATGATGAATATACCTATACGCACTGCATAAACGTGAATCTCTACGCACTGCTGCTGGGCAAGGCCCTCGGCTTGAAGCGAGATGAACTGGAAATGCTCGGTATCGCCGCATTGTTTCATGATGTGGGAAAGGGGCGTGTTCCCAATACGGTGTTAAATAAACCCGGAAAACTGACCGATGCCGAATATGAAATTATGAAAAGTCATTCCTTGAAAGGTCTTGCTGTCCTTCAGGATGTTGACGGACTTGACGAGGCTGTACTTCGCGGAGTGGTAGAGCACCATGAACGCTATGACGGTAGTGGGTATCCCAGCGGAGTGATGGGGGAAAATATCCATCCCTTCGGACGGATTATTGCAATCAGCGATGTCTATGACGCCCTGACCAGTGTGCGCGTTTATAAAAAAGCCGTCACTCCGGCCAAGACATTAAGCCAGATGTATAAATGGAAGGGGACTGATTTCGATCCCGCCTACCTGAATTGTTTTATACGGGTCATGGGTATCTATCCGCCGGGAACCATGGTGCAATTGAATGATCTGCGATTTGCAATTGTTCTTGAGACTAATGAAAACAGACCGCAGCACCCAAAGGTGAAGGTCCTGTTTAACGATAAGATGCAGCCGGTAATGACAGAGTGTCTTGATCTGGCATTTTGTGAAAAAGAGGGGAGCGAGTTAAAGGTAATGCGCCAGCCGGACCCAAGCCTACTGGGGGTTGATATGCGCCAGCTTTCACGCTTTCTTGCTTAA
- a CDS encoding glutamate synthase-related protein, whose product MLTERPITPSTLGVKDLNWQIEWDKDLCTQCGRCTSVCPVNAIELGVFRKREIKTPASLLKKAENEYKVFYGIRQKTDPAYACIGCSMCNLVCPNNAIAPKRQEDSTSQKFHNDRGGNPRTRGGRRNSGESLLDQIKFIRISMLTDPALDAGRHEFRLNTLLGRVQSPEDSLKTYKEHGWKPPVREIYPLVIGGMSFGALSPNMWEGLQMGVAYLNEELNMPVRISTGEGGCPPRLLRSRFLKYVILQIASGYFGWDEIIHAIPEMKVDPCAIEIKYGQGAKPGDGGLLMWYKVNKLIAAIRGVPERVSLPSPPTHQTQYSIEESVAKMIQSMSMAWGFRVPVYPKISASSTSLAVLNNLTRNPYAAGLAIDGEDGGTGAAYNVSMNHMGHPIASNLRDCYNALVVTGKQNELPLIAGGGIGKSGNLAANAAALIMLGASAVQVGKYVMQAGAGCLGSEKDRCNVCNIGVCPKGITSQDPRLYRRLDPEKVAERVVDFYLSFDTEIKKIIAPLGRSTSLPIGMSDALGISDRDAAERLGIKYVV is encoded by the coding sequence ATGCTCACAGAAAGACCAATTACCCCGTCAACTTTAGGCGTTAAAGACCTGAACTGGCAGATCGAGTGGGACAAGGATCTCTGTACCCAGTGCGGTCGCTGCACCTCAGTCTGCCCGGTGAACGCTATTGAACTCGGTGTATTCCGCAAGCGCGAGATCAAGACTCCCGCCAGCTTGCTGAAAAAAGCCGAGAATGAATATAAAGTTTTTTACGGCATCCGCCAGAAAACCGATCCTGCCTACGCCTGCATCGGTTGCTCCATGTGCAATCTGGTTTGCCCCAACAACGCCATCGCCCCCAAACGCCAGGAAGATTCTACTTCACAGAAATTCCACAATGACCGTGGCGGTAATCCCCGCACTCGCGGTGGACGCCGCAATTCAGGCGAATCTCTGCTGGATCAGATCAAGTTCATTCGTATCTCCATGCTCACTGACCCGGCGCTCGATGCCGGACGTCACGAGTTCCGTTTGAATACTTTGCTCGGTCGTGTGCAGTCTCCGGAAGATAGCCTGAAAACATATAAGGAACACGGCTGGAAACCTCCGGTACGGGAGATATATCCGCTGGTTATCGGCGGAATGTCCTTCGGCGCGCTTTCTCCCAATATGTGGGAAGGCTTGCAGATGGGTGTCGCTTATCTGAACGAAGAACTTAATATGCCGGTACGCATCAGCACAGGTGAGGGCGGCTGTCCCCCGCGTCTGCTGCGTTCCCGTTTCCTTAAATACGTTATCCTCCAGATTGCGTCCGGTTATTTCGGCTGGGATGAAATCATCCACGCCATTCCCGAGATGAAGGTCGACCCCTGCGCCATTGAAATCAAATACGGTCAGGGCGCTAAGCCCGGTGATGGCGGACTGCTCATGTGGTACAAGGTTAACAAGCTCATCGCCGCAATTCGCGGTGTTCCTGAGCGGGTCAGCCTGCCTAGTCCCCCGACCCATCAGACTCAGTATTCCATTGAGGAATCAGTTGCGAAGATGATCCAGTCCATGAGTATGGCCTGGGGATTCAGGGTCCCGGTCTATCCGAAGATTTCCGCTTCCTCCACATCTCTGGCGGTTCTCAATAACTTGACCCGTAACCCTTATGCCGCCGGTCTGGCCATTGATGGTGAAGATGGCGGTACCGGTGCGGCGTACAATGTTTCCATGAACCATATGGGACATCCCATCGCCAGTAACCTGCGTGATTGTTACAACGCTCTGGTTGTTACCGGTAAGCAGAACGAGCTGCCCCTTATCGCGGGTGGCGGTATCGGTAAATCCGGCAACCTCGCGGCAAATGCTGCGGCCCTGATTATGCTCGGCGCGAGTGCTGTACAGGTCGGTAAATACGTAATGCAGGCCGGCGCCGGCTGTCTCGGTTCTGAAAAGGATCGCTGCAACGTCTGTAACATCGGCGTATGTCCCAAGGGCATCACCTCTCAGGATCCCAGACTTTACCGTCGCCTTGACCCTGAAAAAGTCGCCGAAAGGGTTGTTGACTTCTATCTGAGCTTTGACACTGAAATCAAAAAGATCATTGCCCCCCTGGGCCGCTCCACATCTCTGCCTATCGGCATGTCGGACGCGCTTGGTATCAGTGACCGTGATGCTGCTGAAAGACTCGGCATCAAGTACGTGGTTTAA
- a CDS encoding RluA family pseudouridine synthase, whose product MSNSELLDIVYADRKIVVVNKPSGLLSVPGRGPENQDCVVTRIQKMFPECRKFPTVHRLDMDTSGLLVLGLTARAVRELVEQFQKRQVKKRYIALLDGIVKEDSGVIEMAFRLDPYNRPHQVYDPIHGKLGITHWRKLNIENGMTRVEFTPLTGRTHQLRVHSAHPQGLGCPIVGDRLYGSGNAPGQLKLHAGYLCFEHPKTKEKMEFNIDPLF is encoded by the coding sequence ATGAGCAACTCAGAACTTCTCGATATCGTCTATGCAGACCGTAAAATTGTGGTGGTAAACAAACCCAGCGGACTCCTTTCCGTGCCCGGACGCGGTCCTGAAAATCAGGATTGTGTTGTTACAAGAATCCAGAAGATGTTTCCTGAATGCCGCAAGTTCCCAACAGTACATCGGCTTGATATGGATACTTCCGGACTGTTGGTTTTGGGGCTGACCGCGCGGGCTGTGCGCGAATTGGTGGAGCAGTTTCAAAAAAGGCAGGTAAAAAAACGTTACATCGCCCTGCTGGATGGCATAGTAAAGGAAGACAGCGGAGTTATTGAGATGGCTTTTCGGCTTGATCCTTACAACAGGCCCCATCAGGTCTACGACCCCATTCACGGAAAACTGGGCATCACCCATTGGCGTAAGCTGAATATTGAGAACGGCATGACCCGCGTGGAATTTACGCCACTTACCGGCCGTACCCATCAGCTAAGGGTTCATTCGGCGCATCCACAGGGACTGGGATGTCCCATAGTCGGGGACAGGCTTTACGGCTCCGGCAACGCCCCCGGCCAGCTCAAGCTGCACGCCGGTTATCTATGTTTCGAACATCCCAAAACCAAAGAAAAAATGGAATTCAATATTGATCCATTATTTTAG
- a CDS encoding META domain-containing protein: MRINTVERYSLLAAIACIILFVSGCAPKQTNYPAYEHPRETKWLAEDIDGKPVQGFAHIWMRLDKNGKIYGSGGCNSFRGEYSYTNGVFSTGQLAMTRKACSQNLNIQEFKFMQALEAVKTMENRNNMLYMEGPSNSLLFYKGH, encoded by the coding sequence ATGAGAATCAACACAGTGGAACGTTATTCATTACTGGCCGCAATAGCATGTATAATTCTTTTCGTCTCTGGATGTGCGCCCAAACAGACCAATTACCCAGCGTACGAACACCCAAGGGAAACCAAATGGCTTGCCGAAGATATTGACGGCAAACCTGTACAGGGATTCGCCCACATCTGGATGAGACTGGACAAGAACGGCAAAATTTACGGTTCTGGAGGCTGCAACAGCTTTCGCGGAGAATACTCATATACAAACGGCGTATTCAGCACCGGACAGTTGGCCATGACTCGCAAAGCATGTTCCCAAAACCTGAATATACAGGAATTCAAATTTATGCAGGCTCTCGAGGCAGTCAAAACTATGGAAAACAGAAACAACATGCTTTACATGGAAGGACCCAGTAATTCTTTACTTTTTTATAAAGGACACTAG
- the greA gene encoding transcription elongation factor GreA, producing the protein MSNIPISKEGFAKIKAELAALKKERPEVIKAIAEAREEGDLKENGGYHAARERQGMLEAKINYIESRIPHYNVVDLQTLGGSKITFGATVELEDIETGDEKKYTIMGPDESDFKKGIISVESPVGKALLGKEEGDEVVVNAPKGKIEYGIVSVSFNGPISQ; encoded by the coding sequence ATGAGCAACATACCCATTTCAAAAGAAGGATTTGCAAAAATCAAAGCAGAGTTGGCAGCTCTCAAAAAAGAGCGCCCTGAAGTGATCAAGGCCATCGCGGAAGCCCGTGAAGAAGGCGACCTGAAAGAAAACGGCGGTTATCATGCCGCACGCGAAAGACAGGGAATGCTTGAAGCAAAAATCAACTACATCGAATCCCGTATCCCCCATTACAACGTGGTGGACCTACAGACCCTTGGTGGTTCAAAAATCACCTTCGGCGCCACTGTAGAACTGGAAGATATAGAAACAGGTGATGAGAAGAAGTACACCATCATGGGACCTGACGAGAGCGATTTCAAAAAAGGAATTATCTCCGTTGAATCCCCTGTCGGAAAAGCCCTGCTTGGAAAAGAAGAAGGGGACGAAGTCGTCGTCAACGCTCCTAAAGGAAAAATTGAATACGGCATCGTTTCTGTATCTTTTAATGGACCTATTTCCCAGTAA
- a CDS encoding glutamate synthase, producing the protein MCRLFALTSRDPISPMLAINALNTMKEGHDGSGVGLCLRGLGGRFEEELKDCPILSGIFTEAGLRRLEQYAMDHGFKSQYSILYTPETEPPVGTPVRGTYAAIAYKVPRGWKDLTPAEQGRKLVEMRLELRRMGEEEGDIMVFSFWPDTIVVKEVGDPLEIGEWLQLDANKNIYARRILAQGRQNTNYAINLYACHPFFIEGVASMTNGENTAFIPVKEYLQSRNVPGYSGYQSDSEVFTHIAHYTTKRLGLDIRAYKHIITPLMDHEMADHPDREFLAPLKRSCRKMIIDGPNCVIGTLDDGSMFMVQDRKKLRPGIVGGKDGIYAFSSEVCGIDAVIPDRDRSKDFQPMHLDTVIVGPDCKEIQTCSQKDQLPRQL; encoded by the coding sequence ATGTGCCGTTTATTTGCGCTTACAAGTCGCGATCCTATTTCACCCATGCTGGCCATCAATGCCCTTAATACAATGAAAGAAGGTCATGACGGCTCCGGTGTGGGGCTTTGTCTCAGGGGATTGGGAGGTCGCTTTGAAGAAGAGCTGAAAGACTGCCCCATCCTTTCCGGAATTTTTACTGAAGCCGGTCTGCGCAGGTTGGAACAGTATGCCATGGACCATGGTTTCAAGTCTCAGTACAGTATCCTTTATACGCCGGAAACCGAACCGCCGGTAGGCACCCCCGTTCGCGGAACATACGCAGCAATCGCATATAAAGTTCCCAGAGGATGGAAAGATCTTACTCCTGCCGAGCAGGGACGCAAACTCGTTGAGATGCGTCTTGAGCTGCGCAGGATGGGTGAGGAAGAGGGAGACATCATGGTCTTTTCCTTCTGGCCCGATACCATCGTAGTGAAAGAAGTCGGTGATCCTCTTGAAATCGGTGAGTGGCTTCAGCTTGATGCCAACAAAAACATCTATGCCAGACGCATTCTGGCGCAGGGCAGGCAGAACACAAACTACGCCATCAACCTTTATGCATGTCACCCTTTCTTTATAGAAGGCGTAGCTTCCATGACCAACGGTGAGAACACAGCGTTTATTCCCGTTAAGGAATACCTGCAGTCCAGAAATGTTCCCGGTTATTCCGGATACCAGTCCGATTCCGAGGTCTTTACCCATATCGCGCACTACACTACCAAGCGTCTGGGTCTGGACATCCGTGCTTACAAGCACATAATCACCCCGCTTATGGATCATGAAATGGCCGACCATCCGGACCGCGAGTTTCTGGCACCTCTGAAAAGATCCTGCCGCAAGATGATTATCGACGGCCCCAACTGTGTTATCGGAACCCTTGATGACGGTTCCATGTTCATGGTTCAGGACCGCAAGAAGCTTCGTCCCGGTATTGTGGGCGGTAAAGACGGCATCTATGCCTTTTCATCCGAAGTTTGCGGAATCGACGCTGTCATTCCTGACCGTGACAGATCCAAAGACTTTCAGCCCATGCACCTCGATACAGTAATCGTCGGACCCGACTGCAAGGAGATACAAACATGCTCACAGAAAGACCAATTACCCCGTCAACTTTAG
- a CDS encoding FAD-dependent oxidoreductase, producing the protein MATEKICISGLEEGFRVESRILEERIQKAVADGARKLEIDAMGQHGIGGRLWISKQEPIEIDVIGTSGQRLGSKGFPGTVINVHGSVSDDVGWLNAGAEIIVHGNASNGACNAMAQGKVIINGDIGARGMTMTKTNPRFDEPELWVLGGVGDYFAEFMAGGTAVVCGYEAQNAENVLAFRPCVGMVGGRIFVRGPHGEFSNADAILEPITDADWEWLTTNLKENLAKIGREDLYDSLTERKEWQLIRAKSPFEKTGRKRRSMSEFRTQVWDDELGQGGLIGDLTDLDRSPIPLITHGEMRRFVPVWENRKYQAPCQSACPTGMPVQKRWQLVRDGLVDEAVDLALAYTPFPATVCGYLCPNLCMDGCTRGKKDMLSVDITKLGRDGVNSPAPELPPLSGKKVAVIGGGAAGISAAWQIRRKGHEAVVYDMAEKLGGKISSAIPSSRIPKEVLDTELERVAKVIPHVHMQKKLTADDFAELRQNNDAVVLAIGAQKPRIIPIPGHERITPALEFLKDAMKGKAKVGEKVVIIGAGNVGCDVATECSRLGAKEILLIDIQKPAAFGKERDEAEEAGAKFRYPCFTQEVTDEGVVLKSGEVLPADTVIMSIGDTPDIDFLPDTIALDRGHIVVNEDYQTTEPGVYAIGDAVRPGLLTHAIGHGRAAAETLDEIFTGKRPHAEPKDVIDYKRMTLEYFDPRITSFKDVQECAQECSSCGSCRDCGLCEAVCPQTAISRKGDEGSKDFEMVCNPDKCIGCGFCASVCPCGIWNVVENSPIG; encoded by the coding sequence ATGGCAACAGAAAAAATATGCATCAGCGGTCTTGAAGAAGGCTTCCGTGTTGAATCCCGCATCCTTGAGGAGCGGATTCAGAAAGCGGTTGCCGACGGAGCCCGCAAGCTTGAAATAGACGCCATGGGCCAGCACGGTATTGGCGGTAGGCTGTGGATTTCCAAACAGGAACCCATTGAAATTGACGTTATCGGTACTTCCGGTCAGCGTCTGGGTTCCAAGGGGTTTCCCGGTACGGTAATAAACGTCCACGGTTCGGTTTCAGATGACGTGGGCTGGCTCAACGCCGGTGCCGAGATCATCGTCCATGGCAATGCTTCCAACGGCGCATGTAATGCCATGGCGCAGGGTAAAGTTATCATTAATGGTGATATCGGTGCCCGCGGCATGACCATGACCAAAACCAACCCCCGCTTTGATGAACCCGAACTCTGGGTGCTCGGCGGCGTAGGTGACTATTTTGCTGAATTCATGGCCGGCGGTACCGCAGTTGTCTGTGGTTATGAAGCCCAGAATGCTGAGAATGTGCTCGCTTTCCGGCCTTGTGTCGGTATGGTTGGCGGACGTATCTTCGTACGCGGCCCCCACGGAGAGTTCTCCAATGCAGACGCTATCCTTGAACCCATCACTGATGCGGACTGGGAATGGCTGACAACTAATCTTAAAGAGAACCTTGCCAAAATAGGCCGCGAAGATCTTTACGATTCCTTGACCGAACGCAAGGAATGGCAGCTGATCCGCGCAAAATCTCCCTTTGAGAAAACCGGACGTAAGCGTCGTTCCATGTCTGAATTCCGTACACAGGTCTGGGATGATGAGCTTGGACAGGGCGGTCTTATCGGTGATCTGACCGATCTTGATCGTTCTCCGATTCCGCTGATCACCCACGGTGAGATGCGTCGCTTTGTTCCTGTCTGGGAAAACCGCAAATATCAAGCGCCCTGCCAATCTGCCTGTCCTACCGGAATGCCGGTCCAGAAACGCTGGCAGCTGGTTCGTGACGGTCTTGTTGACGAGGCTGTTGATCTTGCTCTCGCATATACTCCTTTCCCCGCAACTGTCTGCGGTTACCTCTGCCCCAACCTCTGTATGGATGGCTGCACCCGTGGTAAAAAAGATATGCTTTCCGTAGATATCACCAAGCTCGGACGTGACGGCGTTAACAGCCCCGCGCCTGAACTGCCGCCTCTTTCCGGCAAGAAAGTTGCTGTCATCGGCGGCGGTGCTGCGGGTATTTCTGCTGCATGGCAGATTCGCCGCAAAGGTCATGAGGCCGTTGTCTACGATATGGCTGAAAAGCTCGGTGGTAAAATCAGCTCCGCAATTCCTTCCAGCCGTATTCCCAAGGAAGTGCTGGATACGGAACTTGAGCGTGTCGCTAAGGTCATCCCGCATGTTCACATGCAGAAGAAATTGACTGCTGATGATTTTGCCGAACTGCGTCAGAACAATGATGCAGTAGTTCTCGCCATCGGTGCCCAGAAGCCGCGCATCATCCCAATCCCCGGCCATGAACGCATTACCCCTGCTCTTGAGTTCCTCAAGGATGCCATGAAGGGTAAAGCAAAGGTCGGCGAAAAAGTGGTTATCATCGGTGCCGGTAACGTTGGCTGTGACGTCGCAACAGAATGTTCACGTCTCGGTGCCAAGGAAATTCTGCTGATCGATATTCAGAAGCCCGCCGCTTTCGGTAAGGAACGCGATGAGGCTGAAGAGGCCGGAGCTAAATTCCGTTATCCCTGTTTCACGCAGGAAGTTACCGATGAAGGCGTTGTGCTGAAATCAGGTGAAGTTCTTCCTGCTGACACAGTGATCATGTCCATCGGTGACACCCCGGATATTGATTTCCTGCCGGACACAATCGCCCTTGATCGCGGTCACATCGTAGTCAATGAAGATTACCAGACAACTGAGCCCGGCGTTTATGCCATCGGTGATGCTGTTCGTCCCGGTCTGCTGACTCACGCTATAGGTCATGGCCGAGCTGCCGCCGAGACTCTTGATGAGATCTTTACCGGTAAGCGTCCTCATGCTGAACCTAAAGATGTAATCGACTACAAACGTATGACTCTCGAATACTTCGATCCGCGCATTACCAGTTTCAAGGATGTTCAGGAATGTGCGCAGGAGTGTTCCTCCTGCGGCTCCTGCCGTGATTGCGGCCTTTGCGAAGCGGTCTGTCCTCAGACGGCGATTTCCCGTAAGGGGGACGAAGGAAGTAAAGACTTTGAAATGGTTTGTAACCCAGATAAATGTATCGGTTGTGGTTTCTGCGCCAGCGTCTGCCCTTGCGGAATCTGGAATGTCGTAGAAAACAGCCCGATTGGATAA
- a CDS encoding ATP-binding protein — translation MKDSLRFKISIGTGLILLLFFFTLGYYIVDSQKRMLEDSLAEHGNRIAALAARSCAEYLPRFSFFLIEDLALSVEQSPQVAFCEVYDREGSPILQSGNIISNSHNSKNKPHYGSDILIVSKPIISGNENIGRVEIGMRLDKVRKEIQGNTYSLIILFSACMLCTIIALDAFFQRILISPLRLLANNTREIARRRFVTVDLDSRMDEIGSLALSFNDMSRNLEGLYKNLEVKVQERTHELETANKKLVKAIAKSEAMAVEAAKGTLAKSQFLAAMSHEIRTPMNAILGMAEILAESNLDDEQKKFVEILHESGESLLHLINEILDLSKIEAGEVPFEKKDLNLDRLIGKAFKVTAHAGHGKGLELAYNINRDVPEALMGDPTRLQQILVNLIGNAIKFTERGFVVVEVSLNPGMSPSSNDKLLNIHFTVKDSGIGIEEDKLESIFDRFTQADSSTTRKYGGTGLGLSICKSLSKALGGKIWIESRKGFGTSVHLELPFEKDPRSSVMSSPLRGKSILIINDQDYSRQALAIRIGTRTKRISKAQSMEEGRQFIDNSVKSNSPFDMILVRGSIHDWKTSKTLTELRSLNIIEEKIILITTVGQDYIENFAGSVLLAPVDMHSLENASKKALSKNPELHPSPAQPSRRMRSLDILLVEDNKANCMLIQLFLKDLPHKLKVANNGAEGLELAREAHFDIIFMDIEMPVMDGYESTRKIRAWEKQTSTKPSIIIALTAHALTEARDKIIEAGCDSFLTKPISKDKIISTINELCNPFFT, via the coding sequence ATGAAAGACAGCCTACGGTTTAAAATTTCCATCGGCACCGGGTTAATTCTGCTGCTATTCTTTTTCACTCTGGGGTATTATATCGTTGATTCCCAGAAAAGAATGCTGGAGGACAGCCTGGCTGAACACGGTAACCGCATAGCCGCCCTGGCCGCCCGGTCCTGTGCTGAATACCTGCCGAGATTCAGTTTTTTCCTCATTGAGGATCTGGCTCTTTCTGTTGAGCAGTCGCCGCAGGTCGCCTTCTGTGAGGTATACGACAGGGAAGGAAGCCCTATCCTGCAATCAGGAAACATTATATCCAACTCCCACAATTCGAAAAATAAACCTCATTATGGATCCGACATTCTCATTGTTTCAAAGCCCATCATAAGCGGCAATGAAAATATCGGCAGGGTTGAAATAGGAATGCGACTGGACAAAGTTCGCAAAGAAATTCAAGGCAATACCTACAGTCTGATAATCCTCTTCAGCGCTTGCATGCTCTGCACCATTATCGCCCTTGATGCCTTTTTCCAACGCATTCTCATCTCGCCGCTACGCCTGCTGGCCAACAACACCAGAGAAATAGCCCGCCGAAGATTCGTCACGGTAGATTTAGACTCGCGCATGGACGAAATAGGCTCTCTGGCACTGAGCTTCAACGACATGAGCCGAAACCTTGAAGGTCTGTATAAAAACCTCGAGGTAAAAGTACAGGAGCGGACTCACGAGCTGGAAACCGCCAACAAGAAACTGGTCAAAGCGATTGCCAAATCCGAGGCCATGGCTGTGGAAGCAGCGAAGGGCACTCTGGCAAAATCACAATTTCTGGCCGCCATGAGCCATGAGATAAGAACCCCCATGAATGCCATTCTGGGGATGGCTGAAATTCTGGCTGAATCCAACCTTGATGACGAACAGAAAAAATTTGTAGAAATACTGCACGAATCCGGCGAATCCCTTCTGCACTTAATCAACGAAATCCTCGACCTGAGTAAAATCGAGGCAGGAGAAGTTCCATTTGAGAAAAAAGATCTTAACCTCGACAGGCTTATCGGCAAAGCCTTTAAGGTCACAGCTCATGCCGGACATGGAAAAGGTTTGGAACTGGCCTACAACATTAACCGGGATGTACCTGAAGCCCTGATGGGCGATCCTACTAGACTGCAACAGATTTTAGTAAACCTCATCGGTAATGCCATCAAATTTACAGAGCGGGGTTTCGTTGTCGTGGAGGTATCCCTAAATCCGGGAATGAGCCCGAGCAGCAACGACAAACTCCTGAATATACATTTTACGGTTAAAGACAGTGGTATTGGCATTGAGGAAGATAAACTGGAGTCAATCTTTGACCGTTTTACACAGGCGGACTCCTCCACAACCCGCAAATACGGCGGAACCGGCCTAGGACTTTCTATCTGCAAATCCCTGAGCAAAGCCTTGGGCGGTAAGATATGGATCGAAAGCCGCAAAGGCTTTGGAACCAGCGTCCATCTGGAGCTGCCATTTGAAAAAGACCCGCGCAGTTCTGTAATGAGTTCACCACTGCGCGGAAAATCCATACTGATAATAAACGATCAGGACTACTCCCGTCAGGCTCTGGCCATACGCATAGGCACAAGGACTAAACGCATCAGCAAAGCCCAAAGCATGGAGGAAGGACGTCAATTTATCGATAACAGCGTAAAGTCCAACTCACCATTTGACATGATCCTTGTTCGCGGCAGCATTCACGACTGGAAAACGTCCAAGACCCTCACGGAACTGCGTTCACTGAATATCATTGAAGAGAAAATCATTCTTATTACTACAGTGGGTCAGGATTATATCGAAAATTTCGCAGGAAGTGTTCTGCTGGCTCCAGTTGATATGCACTCTCTTGAGAATGCATCCAAAAAAGCCCTGAGCAAGAATCCTGAGTTACACCCCTCTCCAGCTCAGCCCAGCCGAAGAATGCGCTCCCTTGATATACTCCTTGTGGAAGACAACAAGGCCAACTGCATGCTGATTCAACTTTTCTTAAAAGATCTGCCCCACAAACTGAAAGTGGCTAATAACGGGGCAGAAGGGCTGGAACTGGCTCGCGAAGCTCATTTCGATATTATTTTTATGGATATTGAAATGCCTGTTATGGACGGGTATGAAAGCACCCGCAAAATAAGAGCATGGGAAAAACAGACCAGCACAAAACCCAGCATTATAATAGCCCTGACCGCCCACGCACTGACCGAGGCACGGGATAAGATTATTGAAGCCGGCTGTGATTCATTCCTGACCAAACCCATCTCCAAAGACAAAATAATCAGTACCATCAATGAGCTGTGCAATCCCTTTTTCACTTAA
- a CDS encoding NirD/YgiW/YdeI family stress tolerance protein yields the protein MSVLFLLLLVIVAAAATSETLEFKSKDVTTVAEARVSGADTKAIVKGHIVRKINSNKYVFQDKTGEIIIDLSPKAGSLPVDSNAEIEIEGRVEQDLVFAGIEAQKISVIN from the coding sequence ATGAGCGTACTTTTTCTTTTACTTCTGGTGATCGTGGCCGCTGCAGCAACTTCCGAAACTCTTGAGTTCAAATCCAAGGATGTCACCACCGTTGCTGAAGCTCGCGTGTCCGGTGCCGATACCAAGGCCATTGTAAAAGGACACATAGTAAGAAAAATAAATAGCAATAAATATGTATTTCAGGACAAGACCGGTGAAATCATTATCGACCTCAGCCCTAAAGCGGGATCCCTCCCCGTTGACTCAAACGCTGAGATTGAAATTGAAGGCAGGGTCGAGCAGGACCTCGTCTTCGCCGGAATCGAAGCCCAGAAAATATCCGTTATTAACTAA